One Nocardioides aromaticivorans genomic window carries:
- the def gene encoding peptide deformylase encodes MAWGKADDQGTDETGEVVHAPYGPLPRGGNVRPMTRWGTPVMHRPQAKVTVFDDALRALAADMVATMYAAEGVGLAACQIGEDVAMFVMDCPDAAGERWMGVVCNPVVHLPEGRDRVLDDSPEGCLSFPGAFVDCARPDHAVVEGVGLDGQPVRFEGDGLLAKCLQHETDHTLGTVFGDRLSARSMKKLRKQHDAAAEDYPAEWPT; translated from the coding sequence ATGGCGTGGGGCAAGGCGGATGACCAGGGGACCGACGAGACGGGCGAGGTCGTCCACGCGCCGTACGGGCCTCTCCCCCGGGGCGGCAACGTCCGCCCGATGACCCGGTGGGGCACTCCGGTCATGCACCGGCCGCAGGCGAAGGTCACCGTGTTCGACGACGCGCTGCGGGCGCTCGCCGCCGACATGGTCGCCACGATGTACGCCGCTGAGGGCGTGGGGCTCGCGGCGTGCCAGATCGGCGAGGACGTCGCCATGTTCGTCATGGACTGTCCCGACGCGGCCGGCGAGCGCTGGATGGGCGTCGTGTGCAACCCGGTCGTCCACCTGCCGGAGGGCAGGGACCGGGTGCTCGACGACAGCCCGGAGGGGTGCCTGTCCTTCCCCGGGGCCTTCGTCGACTGCGCCCGCCCCGACCACGCCGTCGTCGAGGGCGTCGGCCTCGACGGCCAGCCGGTCCGCTTCGAGGGCGACGGGCTGCTGGCCAAGTGCCTGCAGCACGAGACCGACCACACGCTCGGCACGGTCTTCGGCGACCGGCTCTCGGCGCGCTCGATGAAGAAGCTGCGCAAGCAGCACGACGCCGCCGCGGAGGACTACCCCGCGGAGTGGCCGACCTGA
- a CDS encoding acyl-CoA dehydrogenase family protein, whose protein sequence is MAINLEVPKKHRALVDQAHQVAMNMLRPISRKYDIAEHEYPKELDMLAAMIDGLSESGASEGAGATGVRRDAGDEEKGKVKNGANLASVTSVAEMCWGDTGLLLSMPRQGLGNSAIASVANDEQLERFKGRWASMAITEPSFGSDSAAISTTAVLDGDEYVINGEKIFVTSGERSDCIVVWATLDKSLGRAAIKSFVVEKGTPGVKVERLEEKLGIRASDTAVITFTDARVPKENLLGSPEINVEQGFAGAMATFDNTRPLVAAMAVGCARASLDLTRDLLKEAGVEVDYDKPAILQSAAAAKFLQLESDWEAGRLLTLQAAWMADNRKPNSLEASMAKAKAGRVGSDVTLSCVELCASVGYSEEELLEKWARDSKILDIFEGTQQIQQLIVARRILGLSSSELK, encoded by the coding sequence ATGGCGATCAACCTGGAAGTCCCCAAGAAGCACCGGGCGCTGGTCGACCAGGCCCACCAGGTCGCGATGAACATGCTGCGACCGATCTCCCGCAAGTACGACATCGCCGAGCACGAGTACCCCAAGGAGCTCGACATGCTCGCGGCGATGATCGACGGGCTCTCCGAGTCCGGCGCGAGCGAGGGTGCCGGCGCGACCGGTGTCCGTCGCGACGCCGGTGACGAGGAGAAGGGCAAGGTCAAGAACGGCGCCAACCTCGCGTCGGTGACCTCGGTCGCCGAGATGTGCTGGGGCGACACCGGCCTGCTGCTGTCGATGCCCCGCCAGGGCCTCGGCAACTCCGCCATCGCCTCCGTCGCCAACGACGAGCAGCTCGAGCGCTTCAAGGGCCGCTGGGCCTCGATGGCGATCACCGAGCCGTCGTTCGGCTCCGACTCGGCCGCCATCTCGACCACCGCGGTCCTCGACGGCGACGAGTACGTCATCAACGGCGAGAAGATCTTCGTCACCTCCGGCGAGCGCTCCGACTGCATCGTGGTCTGGGCGACGCTCGACAAGTCCCTGGGCCGCGCGGCGATCAAGTCGTTCGTGGTCGAGAAGGGCACGCCGGGCGTGAAGGTGGAGCGGCTCGAGGAGAAGCTCGGCATCCGGGCCTCCGACACCGCCGTCATCACCTTCACCGACGCCCGCGTCCCGAAGGAGAACCTCCTCGGCTCGCCGGAGATCAACGTCGAGCAGGGCTTCGCCGGTGCGATGGCGACCTTCGACAACACCCGTCCGCTCGTGGCCGCGATGGCCGTGGGCTGCGCCCGTGCGTCCCTCGACCTCACCCGCGACCTGCTCAAGGAGGCCGGTGTCGAGGTCGACTACGACAAGCCGGCGATCCTGCAGTCCGCTGCCGCGGCGAAGTTCCTCCAGCTGGAGTCGGACTGGGAGGCGGGCCGCCTGCTCACCCTCCAGGCCGCGTGGATGGCGGACAACCGCAAGCCCAACTCGCTGGAGGCCTCGATGGCCAAGGCGAAGGCCGGCCGCGTCGGCTCCGACGTGACGCTCTCCTGCGTCGAGCTGTGCGCATCGGTGGGCTACAGCGAGGAGGAGCTGCTCGAGAAGTGGGCCCGCGACTCCAAGATCCTCGACATCTTCGAGGGCACCCAGCAGATTCAACAGCTGATCGTGGCGCGCCGGATCCTCGGCCTGTCGAGCTCCGAGCTGAAGTGA
- a CDS encoding alpha/beta hydrolase produces MPVDAQLAPLLQMIEAGTPMNTLTPAEARDAFRKLTVDFRPPGTLPEVASVADGTVAGAEGPLPARVYRPAAEGPVPTVVLLHGGGFVIGDLDTHEAMARAICRGTDSVVVAVDYRLAPEAKFPAAAEDAIAAVRDVQARIAEYGGSDVLAVAGDSAGGNLSAVAAQHVPGIAAQLLVYPATDVLGAYASRDENATGYFLDQPTLIWFIGHYADTAEDLNDPKISPLHGTLEGQPPAVVVTAEFDPLRDEGIAYADALAAAGVPVHQTTYPGLIHGFFDMGPWSAACQQAIDETIARFRELLRP; encoded by the coding sequence ATGCCCGTGGACGCCCAGCTCGCTCCCCTCCTCCAGATGATCGAGGCGGGGACCCCCATGAACACGCTCACCCCGGCCGAGGCACGCGACGCGTTCCGCAAGCTGACCGTCGACTTCCGCCCGCCGGGCACGCTGCCCGAGGTCGCGTCGGTCGCGGACGGCACGGTCGCGGGCGCGGAGGGTCCGCTCCCAGCCCGGGTCTACCGGCCGGCGGCCGAGGGACCGGTGCCGACGGTGGTCCTGCTCCACGGCGGCGGCTTCGTGATCGGCGACCTCGACACGCACGAGGCGATGGCCCGCGCGATCTGCAGGGGCACCGACTCCGTCGTCGTCGCGGTCGACTACCGCCTCGCGCCGGAGGCGAAGTTCCCTGCCGCCGCCGAGGACGCCATCGCCGCGGTCCGCGACGTCCAGGCCCGCATCGCCGAGTACGGCGGGAGCGACGTCCTCGCCGTCGCCGGCGACTCGGCCGGAGGCAACCTGTCGGCCGTGGCCGCGCAGCACGTGCCCGGCATCGCCGCCCAGCTCCTCGTCTACCCGGCGACGGACGTGCTCGGCGCCTACGCCTCGCGCGACGAGAACGCGACCGGCTACTTCCTCGACCAGCCGACCCTGATCTGGTTCATCGGCCACTACGCCGACACCGCGGAGGACCTGAATGACCCGAAGATCTCCCCGCTGCACGGCACGCTCGAGGGCCAGCCGCCGGCGGTCGTGGTCACCGCCGAGTTCGACCCGCTCCGCGACGAGGGCATCGCGTACGCCGATGCGCTGGCGGCCGCAGGGGTGCCCGTGCACCAGACGACGTACCCGGGGCTGATCCACGGGTTCTTCGACATGGGGCCGTGGTCGGCCGCCTGCCAGCAGGCGATCGACGAGACGATCGCGCGGTTCCGGGAGCTGCTCCGCCCCTGA
- a CDS encoding FMN reductase, whose amino-acid sequence MTKRIVVVSAGLSVPSSTKLLADKLGDAVERAVGARGQEVDVQHVELRPLAHALADHLLTGFPTGDLAGALEQVRHADALVVVTPVFSASYSGLFKTFFDVLEPGTLDGKPVVIAATAGTARHSLVLDHALRPLFAYLRAVVVPTGVFAASEDFGASDDGSLDKRVQRAAGELAALLGAGSGAPAPAPQRRSVADEFAAPTPFEQLLREAGGDSVR is encoded by the coding sequence ATGACCAAGCGGATCGTCGTCGTCTCGGCGGGACTCTCCGTCCCGTCGTCGACGAAGCTGCTCGCCGACAAGCTCGGCGACGCGGTCGAGCGGGCCGTCGGCGCCCGCGGCCAGGAGGTCGACGTCCAGCACGTCGAGCTCCGGCCGCTGGCCCACGCGCTGGCCGACCACCTGCTCACCGGCTTCCCGACGGGCGACCTCGCGGGCGCGCTCGAGCAGGTCCGCCACGCGGACGCGCTCGTCGTCGTCACGCCGGTGTTCTCGGCGTCGTACTCGGGGCTCTTCAAGACCTTCTTCGACGTCCTGGAGCCGGGCACCCTCGACGGCAAGCCGGTCGTGATCGCCGCGACCGCGGGCACGGCCCGGCACAGCCTGGTGCTCGACCACGCGCTCCGGCCGCTGTTCGCCTACCTGCGTGCCGTGGTCGTCCCGACCGGCGTCTTCGCCGCCAGCGAGGACTTCGGTGCGAGCGATGACGGCAGTCTGGACAAGCGCGTCCAGCGTGCGGCCGGGGAGCTCGCCGCCCTGCTCGGCGCCGGCTCGGGCGCCCCGGCTCCCGCGCCGCAGCGCCGCTCGGTCGCGGACGAGTTCGCGGCGCCGACGCCCTTCGAGCAGCTGCTCCGCGAGGCGGGCGGGGACTCCGTCCGCTGA
- a CDS encoding NAD(P)H-dependent amine dehydrogenase family protein, which translates to MTNENTFYSTIPVAVWGTGNMGRASIRAVTAHPSLTLAAVIVSDEAKEGRDAGELADLGRSTGVLATRDVDAALATLGGGGAVAYMASGELRPEEACADFARVLAAGAVVVTPSVYALYDHRSAPVELREPLEKACAEGASALFVSGIDPGWGNDLLPALVSGLASEIEQVRCQEIFDYSTYDAEDSVRYIVGMGQPMDYEPMMVAPGIPSMVWGGQVRLIARALGVEVDEIREAVERRALDATVTTALGDFEAGTQGALRFEVQGIVGGEARIVIEHVTRITGACAQDWPMPPDGGDGAHRVIIEGRPRIEINVEATDEGGNRAAGGNATAANRLVNAIPWLREATPGLYDGLDVPLVPSTYLSGREG; encoded by the coding sequence ATGACGAACGAGAACACGTTCTATTCGACGATCCCGGTGGCGGTGTGGGGCACCGGGAACATGGGACGTGCGTCCATCCGCGCGGTGACGGCTCACCCGAGCCTGACCCTGGCGGCGGTGATCGTCAGCGACGAGGCGAAGGAGGGCCGGGACGCCGGCGAGCTCGCCGACCTGGGCCGGTCGACCGGCGTGCTCGCGACGCGTGACGTGGACGCTGCGCTGGCGACGCTCGGCGGTGGGGGAGCCGTCGCCTACATGGCCTCCGGCGAGCTGCGCCCGGAGGAGGCCTGCGCCGACTTCGCCCGGGTCCTCGCGGCCGGGGCGGTGGTGGTGACGCCGTCGGTCTACGCGCTCTACGATCACCGCAGCGCACCGGTGGAGCTGCGCGAGCCCCTGGAGAAGGCCTGTGCCGAGGGGGCGTCGGCGCTGTTCGTCAGCGGCATCGACCCGGGGTGGGGCAACGACCTCCTGCCGGCCCTGGTGAGCGGGCTGGCCTCGGAGATCGAGCAGGTGCGCTGCCAGGAGATCTTCGACTACTCGACGTACGACGCGGAGGACTCGGTCCGCTACATCGTCGGCATGGGCCAGCCCATGGACTACGAGCCGATGATGGTGGCCCCGGGCATCCCGTCGATGGTGTGGGGCGGCCAGGTGCGGCTCATCGCCCGGGCCCTCGGTGTCGAGGTCGATGAGATCCGCGAGGCCGTCGAGCGTCGGGCGCTGGACGCGACCGTCACCACGGCGCTCGGTGACTTCGAGGCCGGCACCCAGGGCGCGCTGCGCTTCGAGGTGCAGGGCATCGTCGGCGGCGAGGCCCGGATCGTGATCGAGCACGTCACCCGGATCACCGGCGCCTGCGCGCAGGACTGGCCGATGCCGCCCGACGGCGGTGACGGCGCCCACCGCGTGATCATCGAGGGCCGCCCGCGCATCGAGATCAACGTCGAGGCCACCGACGAGGGCGGCAACCGGGCCGCCGGCGGCAACGCCACCGCCGCCAACCGGCTCGTCAACGCCATCCCGTGGCTCCGCGAAGCCACCCCCGGCCTGTACGACGGACTGGACGTGCCGCTCGTGCCGAGCACCTACCTCAGCGGCCGGGAGGGCTGA
- a CDS encoding acyl-CoA dehydrogenase family protein yields the protein MRRSVFTEEHEDFRKTFRSFLESEVVPHYQEWYDAGVVDRELYTKLGDLGILGIEVPEEYGGAGIHSFKFSAVLTEETARAGVHLGGVGVHLELCLPYLLKLATPEQMKRWMPGFVSGQEMWAIAMTEPGTGSDLAGMRSTARRDGDSYVLNGAKTFITGGVLADRVIVCARTSPPLESNRRFGISLFAVDTKSEGYEVGRKLDKIGLRTSDTAELSFTDVRVPATDLLGEENEGFSYLGQNLPQERLGIAFGAYAQAEAAIRFTQAYVEERQVFGTPVASFQNTKFELAACRAEVDAAQAVVDRALEAHDAGELTPVDAASAKLFCTEVAGRVIDRCLQLHGGYGYMNEYPIARLYADTRVTRIYGGTSEVMKLILAKSMGL from the coding sequence ATGCGCCGCAGCGTCTTCACCGAGGAGCACGAGGACTTCCGCAAGACCTTCCGGTCCTTCCTGGAGTCGGAGGTCGTCCCGCACTACCAGGAGTGGTACGACGCCGGTGTCGTCGACCGCGAGCTCTACACCAAGCTCGGCGACCTCGGCATCCTGGGCATCGAGGTCCCCGAGGAGTACGGCGGCGCGGGGATCCACTCGTTCAAGTTCTCGGCCGTACTGACGGAGGAGACGGCCCGGGCGGGCGTCCACCTCGGCGGCGTCGGCGTGCACCTCGAGCTCTGCCTGCCCTACCTGCTCAAGCTCGCGACGCCGGAGCAGATGAAGCGCTGGATGCCGGGCTTCGTCTCCGGCCAGGAGATGTGGGCGATCGCGATGACCGAGCCGGGGACCGGCTCGGACCTGGCCGGGATGCGGTCGACCGCGCGCCGCGACGGCGACAGCTACGTCCTCAACGGCGCCAAGACCTTCATCACCGGCGGCGTGCTCGCCGACCGCGTCATCGTCTGTGCCCGGACCTCGCCGCCGCTGGAGAGCAACCGGCGCTTCGGCATCTCGCTGTTCGCCGTCGACACGAAGTCGGAGGGCTACGAGGTCGGCCGCAAGCTCGACAAGATCGGGCTGCGCACCTCGGACACCGCCGAGCTGTCCTTCACCGACGTCCGCGTCCCCGCCACCGACCTGCTCGGCGAGGAGAACGAGGGCTTCTCGTACCTCGGCCAGAACCTCCCGCAGGAGCGCCTCGGCATCGCCTTCGGCGCCTACGCCCAGGCCGAGGCGGCCATCCGCTTCACGCAGGCGTACGTCGAGGAGCGGCAGGTCTTCGGCACCCCGGTGGCGTCCTTCCAGAACACCAAGTTCGAGCTGGCCGCCTGCCGTGCCGAGGTCGACGCCGCGCAGGCCGTCGTCGACCGGGCGCTGGAGGCGCACGACGCCGGCGAGCTCACGCCGGTCGACGCGGCGTCGGCCAAGCTCTTCTGCACCGAGGTCGCCGGTCGCGTCATCGACCGCTGCCTCCAGCTGCACGGCGGCTACGGCTACATGAACGAGTACCCGATCGCCCGGCTCTACGCCGACACCCGCGTCACCCGGATCTACGGCGGCACGTCCGAGGTGATGAAGCTGATCCTCGCGAAGTCGATGGGGCTCTGA
- a CDS encoding YbhB/YbcL family Raf kinase inhibitor-like protein codes for MSLDRPVTPDPYPLLPAAPSFGVTSADVTDGQPLKDDQVYALGNTSPQLTWEPGPEGTQSYVVTCFDPDAPIPSGFWHWVVVDIPADVTSLDTGAGASDATLPGGAFHVRNDFGTPNYGGAAPPEGDQVHRYFFVVHAVKEPSLGVDGSVSAAVVGFNLAFKTLGRAIITGTYQH; via the coding sequence ATGAGTCTCGATCGCCCGGTGACCCCGGACCCGTACCCGCTCCTGCCCGCCGCGCCGTCCTTCGGCGTCACCAGCGCGGACGTCACCGACGGCCAGCCGCTGAAGGACGACCAGGTCTACGCCCTCGGCAACACCTCGCCCCAGCTGACCTGGGAGCCCGGCCCGGAGGGCACCCAGAGCTATGTCGTGACCTGCTTCGACCCCGACGCCCCGATCCCGAGCGGGTTCTGGCACTGGGTCGTCGTCGACATCCCGGCCGACGTGACCAGCCTCGACACCGGTGCGGGCGCCTCCGACGCCACCCTGCCCGGCGGTGCGTTCCACGTCCGCAACGACTTCGGCACGCCGAACTACGGCGGCGCCGCCCCGCCCGAGGGCGACCAGGTGCACCGGTACTTCTTCGTGGTCCACGCGGTGAAGGAGCCCAGCCTCGGCGTCGACGGCTCGGTCTCCGCCGCCGTCGTCGGGTTCAACCTGGCGTTCAAGACGCTGGGGCGGGCGATCATCACGGGGACGTACCAGCACTGA
- a CDS encoding acyl-CoA dehydrogenase family protein, which produces MSLISNLKPGGKHGVPSSESRDPIGYLVAGLNRLAQTDLLDKVRLRKPAEQAVFSVTRTGFKTMTNASRTFAKAGKKGQPGTRPTAAAASGVFDLTPGEDEQMLVDVVNEFAEEVVRPAAFEADKACSAPDDLLKASLEIGLPILGVPESLGGVSEERSAMAGTLVAEALAKGDMGLAVATLAPGSVATAIGLWGTDAQQQTYLPAFTGDEVPAAALALNEPTVLFDVLSPSTTATKSGDGYVLNGTKSLVARGDHAELFIVGASLDGKPVLFLVESSTEGLSVEGDPAMGVRAASMTKLVLEDVKVPADAVLGETDGSTYTECVRLSRLAWCALAIGTGQAVLDYVTPYVKEREAFGEPIANRQSVAFMVANIAIELQGMRLLTYRAASRAAAGKDFSREVALARKACTDKGMQIGLDGVQLLGGHGFVKEHPVERWYRDLRAIGIMEGTVLV; this is translated from the coding sequence ATGTCCCTGATCAGCAACCTCAAGCCGGGTGGCAAGCACGGGGTGCCGAGCTCCGAGAGCCGCGACCCCATCGGCTACCTGGTGGCCGGCCTCAACCGGCTCGCCCAGACCGACCTCCTCGACAAGGTCCGCCTCCGCAAGCCCGCCGAGCAGGCCGTCTTCTCCGTGACCCGGACCGGGTTCAAGACCATGACCAACGCGAGCCGGACCTTCGCCAAGGCCGGCAAGAAGGGCCAGCCGGGCACGCGCCCGACCGCGGCCGCCGCGAGCGGCGTCTTCGACCTCACCCCGGGTGAGGACGAGCAGATGCTCGTCGACGTCGTCAACGAGTTCGCCGAGGAGGTCGTGCGGCCCGCAGCGTTCGAGGCCGACAAGGCGTGCTCCGCGCCCGACGACCTGCTCAAGGCCAGCCTCGAGATCGGCCTGCCGATCCTCGGCGTGCCGGAGTCGCTCGGCGGTGTCTCGGAGGAACGCTCGGCCATGGCCGGCACGCTCGTCGCGGAGGCGCTCGCCAAGGGCGACATGGGTCTCGCCGTGGCGACGCTCGCCCCGGGCTCGGTCGCCACCGCGATCGGCCTGTGGGGCACCGACGCCCAGCAGCAGACCTACCTGCCGGCGTTCACGGGTGACGAGGTGCCGGCGGCCGCGCTGGCGCTCAACGAGCCCACCGTGCTCTTCGACGTGCTCAGCCCGTCGACCACCGCGACGAAGTCGGGCGACGGCTACGTCCTCAACGGCACGAAGAGCCTGGTCGCCCGCGGCGACCACGCCGAGCTGTTCATCGTGGGCGCGAGCCTCGACGGCAAGCCGGTCCTGTTCCTCGTGGAGTCCTCGACCGAGGGCCTGTCCGTCGAGGGCGACCCGGCCATGGGTGTGCGCGCCGCGTCGATGACCAAGCTGGTCCTCGAGGACGTGAAGGTCCCGGCGGACGCCGTGCTCGGCGAGACCGACGGGTCGACGTACACCGAGTGCGTGCGGCTCTCGCGCCTCGCGTGGTGTGCGCTCGCGATCGGCACCGGCCAGGCCGTGCTCGACTACGTGACGCCCTACGTCAAGGAGCGTGAGGCGTTCGGCGAGCCGATCGCCAACCGCCAGTCGGTGGCCTTCATGGTCGCCAACATCGCGATCGAGCTGCAGGGCATGCGCCTGCTGACCTACCGCGCCGCCTCGCGCGCCGCGGCTGGCAAGGACTTCTCCCGCGAGGTCGCGCTGGCCCGCAAGGCCTGCACCGACAAGGGCATGCAGATCGGCCTCGACGGCGTCCAGCTGCTCGGTGGCCACGGGTTCGTCAAGGAGCACCCGGTCGAGCGGTGGTACCGCGACCTGCGTGCCATCGGGATCATGGAAGGAACGGTGCTCGTCTGA
- a CDS encoding TrmH family RNA methyltransferase → MAELVEIASADDPRLADYRDLRDVELRKALEAEHGLFLAEGEKVVRRAVEAGYDARSFLMAPRWLDGLADVLDRSDAPCYVIDEVLAEEVTGFHVHRGALASLRRRPLPEVDEVLAGARSVLVLEDLVDHTNVGAILRSGAALGFDAVLLAPRCADPLYRRAIKVAMGAVFSLPWTRLPDWYDALPDLGARGFTTVALTLAPDAVPIEEAVAGVDKVALVLGSEGHGLSPRWEQSADRRAIIPMSAGIDSLNVAAATAVACYVTARR, encoded by the coding sequence ATGGCGGAGCTCGTCGAGATCGCGTCGGCCGACGACCCCCGGCTGGCCGACTACCGCGACCTGCGCGACGTCGAGCTCCGCAAGGCCCTCGAGGCCGAGCACGGCCTCTTCCTCGCCGAGGGCGAGAAGGTCGTGCGCCGCGCCGTCGAGGCCGGGTACGACGCCCGCTCGTTCCTCATGGCCCCGCGCTGGCTCGACGGGCTGGCCGACGTGCTCGACCGCTCCGACGCGCCCTGCTACGTGATCGACGAGGTGCTCGCCGAGGAGGTCACCGGCTTCCACGTGCACCGCGGCGCCCTCGCCTCGCTCCGTCGTCGACCGCTGCCGGAGGTCGACGAGGTGCTCGCCGGCGCCCGGTCGGTGCTGGTGCTCGAGGACCTCGTCGACCACACCAACGTCGGTGCCATCCTGCGCAGCGGCGCCGCCCTCGGCTTCGACGCCGTGCTGCTGGCGCCGCGCTGCGCGGACCCTCTCTACCGCCGTGCCATCAAGGTGGCCATGGGAGCGGTGTTCAGCCTGCCGTGGACCCGCCTGCCCGACTGGTACGACGCCCTGCCCGACCTCGGTGCGCGCGGCTTCACCACCGTGGCGCTCACGCTGGCCCCGGACGCCGTACCGATCGAGGAGGCGGTGGCCGGCGTCGACAAGGTGGCCCTCGTGCTCGGCTCGGAGGGGCACGGTCTCTCGCCGCGCTGGGAGCAGAGCGCGGACCGCCGCGCGATCATCCCGATGTCGGCCGGCATCGACTCGCTCAACGTCGCGGCCGCGACCGCCGTCGCCTGCTACGTGACCGCGCGCCGCTGA
- the cobA gene encoding uroporphyrinogen-III C-methyltransferase, with amino-acid sequence MSDFPPYPSGLRLAGRRVLVVGGGHVAQRRVPQLIAVGADVHVVSPEVTPAIEGLVGSGEITWHERPFADADLDGTWYVIAVTDDREVNDHVSDLCEQQRIFCVRSDDATLGTAWTPAVGREAGITVAVVGNRDPRRSASVRDEIVAALRDGTIAAPHHREATPERTPGVTLVGGGPGDPGLISVAGHKALMSADVVVADRLAPRELLGDLPADVELVDVAKLPRGRSAMQEEINRIIVERALEGKRVVRFKGGDNFVFGRGYEEIIACREAGVAVTVIPGLTSPVSVPGIAGIPVTHRGVTHEFTVVSGHLPPGHPESLVNYDALGKMQGTVVVMMGVENAPRIADALVAGGRPATTPVAVICDGTMPTQRTVLATLGTLAEQLVAEEVKPPAIIVVGEVVAVAHPDAFQG; translated from the coding sequence GTGAGTGACTTCCCGCCGTACCCCTCCGGTCTGCGCCTCGCCGGGCGCCGCGTCCTCGTCGTCGGTGGTGGTCACGTCGCCCAGCGGCGGGTCCCGCAGCTGATCGCGGTCGGTGCGGACGTGCACGTCGTCTCGCCGGAGGTCACCCCGGCCATCGAGGGCCTCGTCGGATCGGGTGAGATCACCTGGCACGAGCGCCCGTTCGCGGACGCCGACCTCGATGGCACCTGGTACGTCATCGCCGTCACCGACGACCGCGAGGTCAACGACCACGTGTCGGACCTGTGCGAGCAGCAGCGGATCTTCTGCGTCCGCTCCGACGACGCCACCCTCGGCACCGCCTGGACCCCGGCGGTGGGCCGGGAGGCCGGCATCACCGTGGCCGTCGTGGGCAACCGCGACCCGCGCCGCTCGGCCTCGGTCCGCGACGAGATCGTCGCCGCCCTGCGCGACGGCACCATCGCGGCGCCCCACCACCGCGAGGCCACCCCCGAGCGCACGCCCGGCGTCACGCTCGTCGGCGGCGGCCCCGGCGACCCCGGGCTGATCTCGGTCGCGGGCCACAAGGCCCTGATGTCGGCGGACGTGGTCGTCGCCGACCGGCTCGCCCCGCGTGAGTTGCTCGGCGACCTGCCCGCCGACGTCGAGCTGGTCGACGTGGCGAAGCTGCCCCGCGGCCGCTCCGCGATGCAGGAGGAGATCAACCGGATCATCGTCGAGCGCGCCCTCGAGGGGAAGCGGGTCGTCCGGTTCAAGGGCGGCGACAACTTCGTCTTCGGGCGCGGGTACGAGGAGATCATCGCCTGCCGGGAGGCGGGCGTCGCCGTGACCGTCATCCCCGGCCTGACCTCGCCGGTCTCGGTGCCGGGCATCGCCGGCATCCCGGTCACCCACCGCGGCGTCACCCACGAGTTCACCGTCGTCTCCGGCCACCTCCCACCGGGCCACCCGGAGTCGCTCGTCAACTACGACGCGCTCGGGAAGATGCAGGGCACGGTCGTGGTGATGATGGGCGTCGAGAACGCGCCGCGGATCGCGGACGCGCTGGTGGCGGGCGGTCGCCCCGCGACCACGCCGGTCGCGGTCATCTGCGACGGCACGATGCCCACGCAGCGCACCGTGCTCGCCACCCTCGGCACGCTGGCCGAGCAGCTCGTGGCCGAGGAGGTCAAGCCGCCCGCGATCATCGTGGTCGGCGAGGTCGTCGCGGTCGCCCACCCGGACGCCTTCCAGGGCTGA
- a CDS encoding carboxymuconolactone decarboxylase family protein: MFIEIPEGKDPILYVWGELVPGIGPAASAMAMSVYEHSTLGLREFEAARLRIAQINGCLFCQDWRTERDGQKVEDTFDQAVAEWRTTRDFDDRTRLAAEYAERYALDHHGIDDGFWQRMRTHYSDREIAELSMCLGSWLAFGRLNRVLGLDTACVLPSHAAGG, from the coding sequence ATGTTCATCGAGATCCCCGAGGGCAAGGACCCGATCCTCTACGTCTGGGGCGAGCTGGTGCCCGGCATCGGGCCGGCCGCGTCCGCGATGGCGATGAGCGTCTACGAGCACAGCACGCTCGGCCTGCGCGAGTTCGAGGCCGCCCGGCTCCGGATCGCGCAGATCAACGGCTGCCTCTTCTGCCAGGACTGGCGCACCGAGCGCGACGGGCAGAAGGTCGAGGACACCTTCGACCAGGCCGTCGCCGAGTGGCGCACCACCCGCGACTTCGACGACCGCACCCGCCTCGCTGCCGAGTACGCCGAGCGCTACGCCCTCGACCACCACGGCATCGACGACGGCTTCTGGCAGCGGATGCGCACGCACTACTCGGACCGCGAGATCGCGGAGCTGTCGATGTGCCTCGGCTCGTGGCTGGCCTTCGGGAGGCTCAACCGCGTGCTCGGCCTCGACACGGCCTGCGTGCTGCCCAGCCACGCCGCCGGCGGCTGA